Proteins encoded by one window of Microplitis mediator isolate UGA2020A chromosome 1, iyMicMedi2.1, whole genome shotgun sequence:
- the LOC130678142 gene encoding adenylate kinase isoenzyme 1, giving the protein MKTIWVIGGPGCGKGTQCSKIIDKYGLLHLSSGDLLREEVASGSSRGASLQELMSKGLFVPTDVVLSLIKERMDKARQDGSTKTGFLIDGYPRELEQGLQFEKDVCPVDLILFFDVKNDTMKARLLGRAAVSGRADDNEETIVKRIEIFNEKNNKIVEHYKDKVVRINAEGTIDSIFNEASKALEPLFS; this is encoded by the exons atgaagaCTATTTGGGTAATTGGTGGACCAGGTTGTGGAAAAGGAACTCAATGCAGTAAAATAATAGACAAATATGGATTATTACATTTAAGTAGTGGAGATTTATTACGTGAAGAGGTTGCAAGTGGAAGTTCTCGAGGTGCATCACTTCAAGAACTCATGTCCAAAGGACTATTTGTCCCTACG gATGTCgtgttatcattgatcaaagaaCGAATGGACAAAGCACGTCAAGACGGAAGTACTAAAACAGGATTTTTGATTGATGGATATCCTCGTGAGTTGGAACAAGGTCTTCAATTTGAAAAAGAC GTATGTCCAGtagatttaatattattttttgatgttaaaaatgatacTATGAAAGCTAGATTACTTGGGCGTGCTGCTGTTTCTGGAAGGGCTGATGACAATGAAGAGACAATTGttaaaagaattgaaatttttaacgaaaaaaacaataaaattgttgaacACTACAAAGATAAAGTCGTACGA ataaatgcCGAAGGTACTATTGatagtatttttaatgaaGCCTCCAAAGCTCTAGAGCCTTTATTCAGTTAA
- the LOC130678140 gene encoding uncharacterized protein LOC130678140 — protein sequence MLPRIKFKILKVIIIYIYLFYLLIVEANRCFNVNNYSNDIVPKYKLIKKYSRSMKSILLMLNATTLKQCQEFAIIRKAMAFNYYHHDNHKFNCQLLECPEINSFDSLVSDNKFFYYSMYPRKLLPERVRCLPRVGVFVISEESKSYREAQKSCEDINGKLAHIVSEERTQGLAKFISNNDTPVFVGLSNRRSSKEHLWKNEFDEPLNCFDYRGWNKGEPSGSRGCVGLILTKSLISDKTPAWRVLSCSQPLPFICEVLPRVRIIKND from the exons atgttaccacgaattaaatttaaaatacttaaagtaataataatatatatttatttattttatttattgatagttGAAGCTAATAGATGCTTCAACGTAAATAACTATAGTAATGATATTGTacctaaatataaattaataaaaaaatattcacgcTCAATgaaatcaatattattaatgttaaatGCTACTACATTAAAACAATGCCAAGAATTTGCGATAATACGCAAAGCAATGgcctttaattattatcatcacgataatcataaatttaattgtcaattGCTGGAGTGTCctgaaataaattcttttgatTCACTCGTatctgataataaatttttttattacagcaTGTATCCACGTAAATTATTACCTG aaagaGTAAGATGTTTGCCAAGAGTGGGTGTATTTGTTATCTCAGAAGAATCAAAAAGTTATAGGGAAGCACAGAAAAGTTGTGAAGACATAAATGGAAAATTGGCACATATTGTTAGTGAAGAAAGAACTCAAGGTTTAGCTAAATTTATCAGTAATAATGACACACCGGTATTTGTTGGACTCAGTAATCGTCGAAGCAGTAAAGAACATCTTTGGAAGAATGAATTtg atgaGCCATTAAATTGCTTCGATTATCGTGGTTGGAATAAAGGCGAACCATCTGGTTCACGTGGATGTGTCGGTTTAATCCTCACTAAATCATTGATAAGCGATAAAACACCTGCATGGAGAGTTTTATCTTGCTCTCAACCGTTACCTTTTATTTGTGAAGTATTACCTAGAgtaagaattattaaaaatgattaa
- the LOC130678137 gene encoding CD2-associated protein-like isoform X1 — translation MEALVEFNYVAQEPDELTIRKGDIIKDVKVMSGGWWEGTLRDKRGMFPDNFVKVLETSASASAVKNEQVSVEIKKETVTLRNGSVVNNTMSSNSSCSSSSNSNNNNNSINHNHSNNNGSSNSMNSSTSKWCKVLFSYDPCNEDELTLIPNDMVEYLGQVEEGWWTGRLRGRVGVFPSNFVSPPATADDTKELCRVLFSYEAANEDELTLTEGEIVTLISRDAPDKGWWKGELRGKIGLFPDNFVQVLPAKDLPIHQDDTNKVRPLELNRGLKTTSTSSLKQWNTGKKGEKAYVRKSLDTRTANTEKKSVSPISPVLVGGGSSSSVSLASSDKNLPDKKVINSSSSPISSGIKRLIKCEDLTTGSSILPLDAADSSEGIDEELDGIEREEDTPLLHLTASRVKAPRRRLPSSYHYTRQVSTENTVTNGTVDTVDQSRNDDNEYGAGKNRQPIAPWIEELKLNQMEKKKISSTDKVDVKKEKNSVNESPIHSISDSMDQLQDNQDLQRLKDKDNSSYQRTNSHLPCPVSPTTSGTPAYVPYRLYSQLLDRVATLEERQIVLHRMVIQLSEQVGPLLTNSPSVTGNKS, via the exons atggaAGCCCTAGTTGAGTTTAATTATGTAGCACAAGAACCTGATGAATTGACAATAAGAAAAGGGGACATTATTAAAGATGTTAAAGTTATGTCTGGTGGATGGTGGGAAGGGACATTGAGAGATAAACGTGGTATGTTTCCTGATAATTTTGTCAag GTGTTGGAGACAAGTGCAAGTGCAAGTGCTGTGAAAAATGAACAAGTTAGTGTTGAAATTAAAAAGGAAACAGTGACACTTCGTAATGGATCTGTTGTTAATAATACCATGAGTAGTAATAGTAgttgtagtagtagtagtaatagtaataataataacaatagtataaatcataatcatagtaataataatggtaGTAGCAATAGTATGAATAGTTCGACGAGTAAATGGTGCAAAGTACTTTTTAGTTATGATCCATGTAATGAAGATGAATTGACATTAATACCAAATGACATGGTTGAATATTTGGGTCAAGTTGAGGAAGGCTGGTGGACTGGACGATTGCGTGGTCGGGTTGGAGTATTTCCATCAAATTTTGTTTCACCCCCAGCTACTGCTGATGATACTAAAGAATTGTGTCGagtattattttcttatgaGGCAGCTAATGAAGATGAATTAACGCTTACAGAAGGCGAAATTGTAACTTTAATTTCACGTGACGCACCTGATAAA ggCTGGTGGAAAGGTGAATTACGCGGTAAAATAGGTTTATTTCCAGATAACTTTGTTCAAGTATTACCGGCAAAAGACTTACCCATACATCAAGATGATACTAATAAAGTGAGACCATTAGAATTAAATAGAGGTTTAAAAACAACGAGCACAAGTAGTTTGAAACAGTGGAATACTGgtaaaaaaggtgaaaaagcttATGTACGAAAAAGTTTAGATACAAGAACAGcaaacactgaaaaaaaaagtgttagtCCAATATCACCGGTACTTGTTGGTGGTGGTTCCTCTTCATCAGTATCTTTAGCTTcttctgataaaaatttacctgataaaaaagttattaattcaTCCTCATCACCAATTTCCTCTGGTATCAAACGACTAATTAAGTGTGAAGATCTAACCACTGGTAGCTCAATATTACCGCTGGACGCTGCTGATAGTAGTGAAGGAATTGATGAGGAATTGGATGGAATTGAAAGAGAAGAAGATACTCCACTGCTACATCTTACTGCGTCTCGAGTTAAAGCTCCACGACGACGTTTGCCTTCCAGTTATCATTACACTCGTCAAGTCAGcact gaaaATACAGTAACTAATGGAACAGTTGATACTGTAGATCAGTCGAGAAATGATGACAATGAATATGGAGCTGGAAAAAATCGACAACCAATTGCACCATGG atAGAGGAATTGAAGTTAAATCAAatggaaaaaaagaaaatatcgTCGACAGACAAAGttgatgtaaaaaaagaaaaaaatagcgTGAATGAATCACCGATTCATAGTATTTCTGACAGTATGGATCAATTACAAGATAATCAAGACTTACAGAGACTTAAAGATAAAGATAATTCATCGTATCAACGAACTAACTCACATCTACCCTGTCCAGTATCGCCGACAACTTCTGGAACACCTGCTTACGTTCCTTATCGACTTTACAGCCAATTGCTTGATCga GTTGCTACACTTGAAGAAAGACAAATAGTCTTACATCGAATGGTAATTCAATTGTCTGAACAAGTAGGCCCACTGTTAACTAATTCACCTTCAGTAACTGGTAACAAGTCTTAA
- the LOC130678137 gene encoding CD2-associated protein-like isoform X2, which yields MEALVEFNYVAQEPDELTIRKGDIIKDVKVMSGGWWEGTLRDKRGMFPDNFVKVLETSASASAVKNEQVSVEIKKETVTLRNGSVVNNTMSSNSSCSSSSNSNNNNNSINHNHSNNNGSSNSMNSSTSKWCKVLFSYDPCNEDELTLIPNDMVEYLGQVEEGWWTGRLRGRVGVFPSNFVSPPATADDTKELCRVLFSYEAANEDELTLTEGEIVTLISRDAPDKGWWKGELRGKIGLFPDNFVQVLPAKDLPIHQDDTNKVRPLELNRGLKTTSTSSLKQWNTGKKGEKAYVRKSLDTRTANTEKKSVSPISPVLVGGGSSSSVSLASSDKNLPDKKVINSSSSPISSGIKRLIKCEDLTTGSSILPLDAADSSEGIDEELDGIEREEDTPLLHLTASRVKAPRRRLPSSYHYTRQENTVTNGTVDTVDQSRNDDNEYGAGKNRQPIAPWIEELKLNQMEKKKISSTDKVDVKKEKNSVNESPIHSISDSMDQLQDNQDLQRLKDKDNSSYQRTNSHLPCPVSPTTSGTPAYVPYRLYSQLLDRVATLEERQIVLHRMVIQLSEQVGPLLTNSPSVTGNKS from the exons atggaAGCCCTAGTTGAGTTTAATTATGTAGCACAAGAACCTGATGAATTGACAATAAGAAAAGGGGACATTATTAAAGATGTTAAAGTTATGTCTGGTGGATGGTGGGAAGGGACATTGAGAGATAAACGTGGTATGTTTCCTGATAATTTTGTCAag GTGTTGGAGACAAGTGCAAGTGCAAGTGCTGTGAAAAATGAACAAGTTAGTGTTGAAATTAAAAAGGAAACAGTGACACTTCGTAATGGATCTGTTGTTAATAATACCATGAGTAGTAATAGTAgttgtagtagtagtagtaatagtaataataataacaatagtataaatcataatcatagtaataataatggtaGTAGCAATAGTATGAATAGTTCGACGAGTAAATGGTGCAAAGTACTTTTTAGTTATGATCCATGTAATGAAGATGAATTGACATTAATACCAAATGACATGGTTGAATATTTGGGTCAAGTTGAGGAAGGCTGGTGGACTGGACGATTGCGTGGTCGGGTTGGAGTATTTCCATCAAATTTTGTTTCACCCCCAGCTACTGCTGATGATACTAAAGAATTGTGTCGagtattattttcttatgaGGCAGCTAATGAAGATGAATTAACGCTTACAGAAGGCGAAATTGTAACTTTAATTTCACGTGACGCACCTGATAAA ggCTGGTGGAAAGGTGAATTACGCGGTAAAATAGGTTTATTTCCAGATAACTTTGTTCAAGTATTACCGGCAAAAGACTTACCCATACATCAAGATGATACTAATAAAGTGAGACCATTAGAATTAAATAGAGGTTTAAAAACAACGAGCACAAGTAGTTTGAAACAGTGGAATACTGgtaaaaaaggtgaaaaagcttATGTACGAAAAAGTTTAGATACAAGAACAGcaaacactgaaaaaaaaagtgttagtCCAATATCACCGGTACTTGTTGGTGGTGGTTCCTCTTCATCAGTATCTTTAGCTTcttctgataaaaatttacctgataaaaaagttattaattcaTCCTCATCACCAATTTCCTCTGGTATCAAACGACTAATTAAGTGTGAAGATCTAACCACTGGTAGCTCAATATTACCGCTGGACGCTGCTGATAGTAGTGAAGGAATTGATGAGGAATTGGATGGAATTGAAAGAGAAGAAGATACTCCACTGCTACATCTTACTGCGTCTCGAGTTAAAGCTCCACGACGACGTTTGCCTTCCAGTTATCATTACACTCGTCAA gaaaATACAGTAACTAATGGAACAGTTGATACTGTAGATCAGTCGAGAAATGATGACAATGAATATGGAGCTGGAAAAAATCGACAACCAATTGCACCATGG atAGAGGAATTGAAGTTAAATCAAatggaaaaaaagaaaatatcgTCGACAGACAAAGttgatgtaaaaaaagaaaaaaatagcgTGAATGAATCACCGATTCATAGTATTTCTGACAGTATGGATCAATTACAAGATAATCAAGACTTACAGAGACTTAAAGATAAAGATAATTCATCGTATCAACGAACTAACTCACATCTACCCTGTCCAGTATCGCCGACAACTTCTGGAACACCTGCTTACGTTCCTTATCGACTTTACAGCCAATTGCTTGATCga GTTGCTACACTTGAAGAAAGACAAATAGTCTTACATCGAATGGTAATTCAATTGTCTGAACAAGTAGGCCCACTGTTAACTAATTCACCTTCAGTAACTGGTAACAAGTCTTAA